TTAGCTAAATAAGCTTGATAGTATCGGGTTATGAGTCCCCAAACCGGATTCGTGGGGTGGAAGATATACCGACCCAATAAGTGGAAAACTGCTTCTTTTCTCGGGAAGAGATTACTCAGTTCCTGCTCAAAAGTCGGGATCAAGAAGAGCGATGGGACAAAGTAGTTATCTGTTTTCATGATCAACCACGGTACTTCACGGAGAGAAGTTTGGTCTTCATCGCAGAAAAAAAGCTTATCCTGATCATCGTAATCATGAACCAGATGGAGATATACAAAAGGTGCCAATATCGATTTGCTTGAATTAGCAAAAGAGCTGTTCTTCAGCATTCTTCCATAACAATGAGGAGATTTCTGATCAAAGCTGCCAAATTGATTTTTAAGGGGGAAATCCAGAGGGAGAAACCAGGAGACCTCCGGAAATGGTTCGCAAAAAAGATCAACCATATCAGTTCCAGGGTCAACAAGTAGAACACGATTTGTAAGGAGAGCATAAAGAAATGCTGAGGCTAGGGTCAGTATCCTATTTCCTAATCCGCTAAAGGAAATCCATACTAAATAATTACAATCTGTAGATTCAAGGTGATGCCCGGTCTTGAGCTTTTCCAAGGTTTTGTTATATGATTCTGTATATGGCCCACATCGTTTATGGAGAGCTTCATAACTCCGTAACCTCGAGATTAGATAAGGTGAAGGTTTATGCTGCGATTCTTTGCGGTATAAGACCGACTGGTACCTACTGACACAAGATGTTTCATCAAATCCAGCTGCAAGAAGTCCACCGAGCAGTTTATCTTTTCGCACCTCAATAGACGGGGCATCATCATCAACTGGACCTACAACTTAAAAGGAGGAAAACAAAGATCAATCTGAATTCAATTAAGAAAACAGGAATTGACCATAATCAAACTAAAGAAATAGGTGAGAACCAAGGACCATGGTTCATGTGGAAGCAATGCCAATGCATCTATTCTCATgccaaaaattaactaaaaaaccAGCAACGTTGGGATAACTTTTGATGCGAGCACAAACTACAAAACAAAGTAGTAGATTTTACGTATATGGATCGAGAACTATAATCTAGACAATCGATACCATGCTGTCTAAGACAATCAAAAGACCTGTGGGGGAGAGAAACTGGTTGGGTCAAGAAAGTAAGTAAGTTGAGAGAACCAAGGTTTGAACCCTACTACTACTTTCGTGGATAAAGAGGCAAAAGAGCACAGTACCATTTTATTATCAAGTTTTGACTCGAACCTTGAAATGTGCACTGAAACATGGAACATTCTGAACAACAACAATGGGATCTAACAACAGATTCAAGCATAAATATAAAGAATCAATAGCTAAAAAGCAAGGAAATAACAGATGTTCAAGCAAACTTAACTAATTTCgctaaaactcaaattaaacacacaacaaTCAGCAACTTTGTGTGAGAGAAACTGATATAGAGAGGAACTTGTGATTGGTAACATTGCTTTGCGATGGAAAACACAATGTGGTAATAACAGTAAAGTAGACCTACAAGGCATACAAAAGACATGATCCATGTTTAAAGCATCAGTTTACATTGGATCTATAATTTCAGCCTCCTCAACAATAGTTGCACAGGTCCAATATCATCAAATAATGAGATTCAGCACCTTCAAGCAAGTTGGTAAAAAGTACCATGGAGATGCTGTACGAGgggtcagattgcattttgcccctttaTTCAAGaaataggcaaattagtccctttatgttagatcaaagagcaaatggTTCATTTCATCCATTTATACTCTTAAAATGTCGTGTACATAGACTAGTTTCTGATAGTAAAAATGGTTTGCGATGTTACTTTTACCGTCAATCAGTTCAATTAGCTTACCATTCTAGTCACTTAGACGAGAAAGTTAACAACTAATCCATAGCAACATTCCCACATTGACTCAGTAAAAATGATTCAGAAACACTAAAATTCAAACTTTCCAGGGTCCTAAATGTTAAAACAAACATAACAGATGAACTTAATTTCTGGGGTTTCATTCAGAAGAAAtaacccccccccaaaaaaaaaagaaaagaagttgaTAGTTTCTTAAATCAAAGAAATAGAAAACAGAATTGGAGTTACCTTTCTGGGGTTGGACTTCAAGAACTTGCTCTTCCTTACTAGATTCCATAACATCAAGAAATCTAACATTTTTACCAGATTCCAAAACCCCATCACTTGGTGGGTCTTGAAGCACTATAGATACCGAGAAAACAACTGAAACAACCATTAAAGCCACCACAAAGAAACCCATCATCTTCATTGAACTCAACCCACATTTCCTTTCGTGTTGATCTTTCGAAAAAGAGCCTTCTCCATCAGGATCCGGGTTGGTTTCCGGGTCACTCTCATCTGGGTTTCTCCTTAACCGCTTCATATTATCAGCCCAAAGTAATAGAAAGCAGAAGAAGAGTGGGAAGCAGCAAAGTTGAAGCGGGGAGTTGGGCAGGGTTTAGGATCGGGTGCGATAGGAGGGTATAGGAATTGAGACTTTGAGACAAGAATGGCAATAGACGTGCAGTGGTGTCACATGCAATTGTCAAGGTGGTCTTCTTTTTTTCACCTAAATCTGTCGGTGACTGACTGGCacgttaattttttaatttatttgcggCAATGGATCTATCCTCTGTCATCCATCATCATCATCCTCATCGTGATCATCCTATTTAGAAACTCCCTTTGGATGACTGAGTCTTAGTTTAGATGGATGGTGTAGATTATGTATTTAGATTCAAAAGCAGTAGTTTAGATGAATAGTGTAGATTATGTATTTggattcaaaaataattataatggtaaagtgataataaaaaataatttttgatgatATCATATTAGAAtggatatatattaaaaatattttaaattattttatttttataaaattattaaaatatgtgaatttataatttcatttaataaaatattaaaatgtatcttttgatattttatttattattttataaattatcatatttgtatttatttaaatgatagtTATAACATTAAAACACCtcaattattatttacttattatcctataaattataatatttattaatttattatataatataagtaTTTATCCAACCAAATCTAGAGATAAATTGCTTAGGCTTTTAAACTTTAGAcattaaaaggaaaagaaaatgttaaaaaaaaagggCCATgggtaaaattagaaaaaaaaagggctGCATTGAGCGCACTGCAGCAAAAACCATCAGTGACTGGAGGTGCAGCATAGTGAGAATCAGTCCATTGGGCAACCAGAGGTATTATCCAAACACCTTATCAGTGAGATTGAACTAAAAAAATGGTTCAAATACACTGAAATGGAGCTAACTGCTCATCCAAAGGAAGCTTGAGACTGactttgtaaaattaaaaatagtaagattaattaatttttttaaggtaaGTTGTGAgattaattattgaaataatgagatTTGGTAAGCAGTTATAGGATTAAAACGAACACTGATGTATGTTTCTTAAATTCAAATCAGCAATAATGATGTATTAACATTacttgaattggattgaattcgTCCATCGGATCGAAAATTGGTCCGGAAgggttattaaattaattaacttaagaaTTGATATAGATTAGTTGATCTCGGAAAAAATCGTTTgaaccaaaattttaatatatatacatttatttattttttatgattttttaatgatttgtttaatcaaaACGGATGGATCGGTCAAAATGGTTAGATCAATTAGACCAGCAAACTGATGGCTTATTGGTTCGACCATCAAACTGATGAATTTTTAATGTTTAGacaatgaaaattttagtttttttgaaatgaaattaataaataattaaaatatatttatttaaatataataattttattaattaaatttttttacttttttgtggctaaataaggtctataggccgattttgaaatttatttaggtCTTTAGGTCGGGTTTAATATTATTTAGGGAAATAAGTCGATTTTGAGGGAAAGTTCGTCTAGCTGGGTGAGTTTTTTGGAAAGTGCGTCCAACTGGGCGAGCTTTCCATACACGTGTCAGGAAAGCTCGCCTAGTTGAATGAGCTTTCCTTTTAAGGtacaattttttacttttttaatttaattaattttaattggatggttaaatgttagtggTTTTGTTtttcacatttatattttttatttcatgttattttaaacTTCTTTTTAGCTTTCttagttaaatgattaaataataataatttcataattgagacaaacttgaaacaaaatgaaataaaaattacaaatgtgtttagaaaatgggaattgaacttaggtctcaaggatgaaattattattatttaaccatttaattaATGAAGCtaataagttaaaaaaacattcattaaaaaaaagaagaagaagcttaaaacaacatgaaataaaaaatataaacatgagtgGGAGAAGAATCAAACCTATGACTCAAAAATAAAATCATCAACATTTAACCATCTAGTCAAagaaattaattgtattaaaaaagtcaaaaattgcAACTTAAAGGGAAAGCGTCTAGCTAGGCAAGTTTTCCTAACACGTGCATGGAAAGTTCGCACAGCTGAACGCGTTTTCCTTCCAAATCGGCCTATttccttaaatattttaaaatcagcCTATAGGTCTGGTCTTATTTAGTCtctttttgtaatatttatttggCCACAATTATAGTGAGAACCTTTTAAAATgagatcaaaataaattattctaagttttaaattttgtacttattaaaataaaacaaacaattttcaatctttcctctctttttttattcttattttcccAGTGTAATTAAAGTAATACGGTTTTAGATCTAAATTCATTTTTTGGAGCAAACAAATTGGAATGGAAAGTTAGGGATTAGGGATTAGGGATTAATCAATTTGAGTATTAGGTATTTGTTTTTCTTAATTGAAATTTTTGGTAgaccattttattttaaaaattttgagaatttttacCTTGATTGATTTCAAGCACGTCACAAGAAAAGTGaggtaagttttaaattttatgcttGAAATTCTTTGAGTACTTTAATTAACCAAGAAAAAAATCCTAAATTTTTTAATGAAGAAAAACAAATACTTAATACCCAAATTGATTAATCTTATAAAAACCCAATCTCTTGCTTTCCCttccaatttttttcttaaaaaattgaatttaaatttgaaagtaaagaTTGCCCTTTCACCCTAAAACTTCAATTACTTGGTGAGAAAAGATTGGGTattattggttttattttaataaggtaaaataaatacaaaatctaatgTTTAGAACCATTTATTTTGATCTAGTGATTAATAGCATTCTGATTCTCACGGTTctcattttaaaagtttttactATAGTTGCCACCTATTTAtcttattaatttatatcaattttgtaataaatatatatttattatgtaaaaataattttttatagatttattatgtaataaatattttataatattttatttaccaaataaaattaatataaaatgtgtttttaaaatatattttaaagtgTCTTTATTATGTTTAAGTTTTTactagaaattaaaatataaataaagagtAAAAGTGTCAAAATAGCTTTCAGTTGAGAGTAGGGGCAACAACAAGGGGGTTGgcttaaaatggaaaaatatcgctccttattttttgataaaatgattaAGTGTTCAAATTGTACCTCCTctcaaatgatataatttaaccttaaaaattataaagatataagtaaatataatgatcaaattaccttttaactttaaaattatatataatttaattccgaattcccaaaaataattttttgattttaCCTTTACTATAGGGCTATATTTCTGAGCTTGAATATTCATCCAAAAATTTGATCATTAgtgcttttttatttttcaaactcattGTATCTAAACAATACAAaatctcaatttaaaaaaatgccCTTTAAGATCTCATCTCATCATGGGGTGGTGAAATCTAAAGGACCCTAAAAGGAAAACTAGAAAATTTCTATATGATTACTAGTATTAGTGACTTGTTACATTATGGTCAAATAATGGCTAACTCACCTCAAGTTTCCTTCATTCTCTTATCATACTCATTTTGTGGTTTTGGCATGTGAGTTTATCTCCCTCaagtttttttcattattttatcattcaGTTTATCTGTCATAATCTTTTATCTTAAATTAGGCTTTTCATTAGTTTTAACGAGCTTGTTTTCAagcaaattatatgttttttttcgtGTTTTTACTTAGCTTTCATTCTCTGTcttattaactaaaataatgtGTTTTATGCCACGTTTGAGACCTGAAATGGGCAAATGTGCTATAGGGAATATAATGGTTAATTGAGTGTTGTAAGGAGTCATCAGATGCCCAAACGTGAACGAAAATATCATCTAGAAGAGGGTATCGCGATATTGAAACTTGAAAGTCGTGATACTCCTGACAGTGTTGAATTGAAGAGGATCGAGGCTAACTATAGTGGTATCGCGATACTCAACTCCCAAGGATTCCCCCAAGTCAAGACTAACGTGGATATCGCGATGTCCCTAAtgtaaaaagacaaaaaatgaCCACAGAGGCAAACCTTATCCAACTCCAACACCAATAAAAAAACAGACGTTAAGGGGCATTTTGGGCATAAATGTTGGGTTAGAAAAACTGCTAAAAAAGTCAAAATTGGCTAAGAAAAAAAGACTTCACATTAGCTAGTTttacattttctcttcatctttTAGGATGTAGTTCTTCTTCTCCAATCCATAGCTTAGGGTTTATTTTCATTGTTCAttttcaggttttttttttcttagttcCTTAGCTAGTAGTTAAGTTGGTTATTACTATAGTTaggatttatttacttgttaagCCCTTCAAACTTCCTTGTAGTTGCACTTTAATCATTAGTATAAtatcaatcaatttttttatatttcttatgtTAAAAATCTTATCTTGAGTGTTTTTATTTACCTTCTTTGCTGTTATTGTTATGTTCCTCGAGCTTTTGCAAAAGAGCTTGAGTCTTTATCACTTTTCTTTTAAGTTAAGTTAATGGagtttttatttgatttcttatTGTTAATGAGTTCAAATAAAAGCATGAGTAGCTAAATCCCAAGTGGTTGGTTGATGGAAGTGATGAGTAATTGATTTTtgggttcaaggactaaattgcaaaaaatggactaaattgaataaacttaaaaattatgaTTGACGACCTTAAGAGAAAATTAAGATAAGTGAGGCCAAGAGGAGATCTTATCGGGCATCAATTTGATAATCTTGAGTTAGTTtggtgagatcgagagataaatcgAACTAATTTGCCGAATTTGGTAAAGttgaggtcgagaggtaaaattgAACTAATTTAGGAGTAATAGTGATTTTGATCCCTAATTAGAAGGTTAACCAACCTCATGACTCGACTTTaacatgtacctctagactcaattctaATATCAATTTAGTCCGAGAATAGGGTAAACTTTTAACTCTGATACCGCTAAATATAACATCCCAATTCTCGACTCGGTTGCCAGGTCCGAGTCATAAGGTATCACATTCGTTACCAGAGCAATCATATTCAATCCAACGTAACTATACATTTAAATATAGGTAAATCATGCATATAATATAGTATGATATTAATTTCAagtcttatacaagcttacaaaagTTTTTTTAAGCTCAGATCCACAacaagaccaaattgtaaaaattctaAAACATTATGTTAATGTCGCGACACAACATACTAAGTAGGCTTCGTCGCACCGTTTAATACTCAGGATGGCATTGTGACATGACAACCTAATCATATCATGATAAAAAATGTCATGATGTGACAGACCGATAAATACTACAAAATACAATAAACTCCTGCTAAATATTTTACCAACTTAAGTGCCCCATCCCACTATTTGGAAATGCAAACGAAATTGAGAGGCTGACCCAATTCCCCATAACTTAACTCTTTCCCTTACATCAGCAATATAGAACGCCAACCAACCATTGAGGATAAGCACAGTAACCCACAAATCAGCTTCACACGTGTCCTCATTACATGAATCCATTCCTAAATTTTCCCcagattttttctttcttttttttctcgaCTATTTATTCTATGGGGCTCCAAGTCTTTGCTGCCTGCCTTGTTGGTGGTGAGATTTTTGAACAAGCAAATAAAAGCTCTCACTACCTAACCTTCAAACCCCCCCCCACCTCCTTTGTAGATTAGAAAACTAGAGATCAAAAGATAGGCAactaggaaaaaaaaaaagataagtgAAAGATGTCAACTGCTTCTTCATTGTGTTCATCAACTCAGATTAATGGCTTTGGAGGGGGACTTGGGGTTCTAAGAACCCATGTTTCTCAACCCAAGACACTTTCTTTCACAAggtattcttttttctttcttgagTTCTTGTTCTGGGTTGCCTTTCTTTTTGGTTCATTCTTATTAgactttgtaaaaaaaaatggtgAAGAAGCAAATTTATGGATGTTGGCAATAAAACCCAGTTTAGAAATTCCAGTGGAAAGTGAAGAACACCTCAAGAATATAAGGTAGCTAAACTCAATTGAATTAAATAAGCTTTCGGGGTTTTATTTATAGTTAAATTATTAGTTTCTTAATGTTCGATATAAGAAATCTGAATATGCAACTTGGTGAAACTTATTTTGTATGTCTGGTGCTTGCTTAGGAGCATAATTGTGGATTTATTTTCGGATTTTCGCCTTATGTTTGCATATTTATGCTAATATCAAAGTTAGGCTTGTGATTTTGGATAGTGACCATCAGTACAAGTTATGCATTTTGACATTGCATTCTCAAATTACAATGTTTTAATATGTTTCCCTCTATTCTTTCCGGATTGAAACACAGGTGAAGGTGTTGCATTCACATGATATTAGTAGCAAAGACCATTAAAGTTTGTACCAAATGGTTAAAACTTCAATTATGTCATTAGTTTTTTCCTTGCCGTGCTGAAATTCTTTACTTTTCATAAGATTTAAAGATTGCAAATCGTTTTCTCATCCCTAAAAATTTGTCTTCTATGGTAGGAAGTGCACCGGTAACATTGTAACGCCTTTTTATTGATCTTGTTTTAGGATTTAGAATGCAACTATTGGTTCACAGGGACACTAATGCTTATGAAAAATGTCAATTAACTGACAAAGTTCAGTTTTCATTAATTCCAATTCACTTTCGCATGATTTTGAGGAACTTTATGTTTTCCTATTCTCCCTCACATTTCCAACTATTGGATTTGAGTTTGTTCTTCTAAGTCTCatacaatattttaatattaccTTTTCTCTGAAACCTTTAGAAGGAGAATTTCTACGGTAGTGAAGGCAACATCTCGAGTTGATAAATTCTCAAAAAGCGATATCATTGTTTCTCCATCTATTCTCTCTGCTAATTTCGCAAAGTTGGGGGAGCAGGTTTGTTATTCTTTTTTTTGAAGTTACAACTTACAATTATATCATTAGTTACCATCAGAATGAATCATTACGAGCATTGAACTAACTGAACTCAAACCAACTAGCCTCTACATGGTTAACACAGGGAAAACTTGAATTTGAGATCTCAAAGTCAACCTTgtcatttatttctctttttatttcttgtACTATGAAATTTCTTTCCGATTTTCTTGTAAATTATTGCTGTCAAATGTTCAATAATTTCCATAACACAGACAATGGACTATAATCTGCATTATTCTTCTGGTATTTGACTTTAAACCAATATCAGTAGCAACATGTCAGCTTTTTTAGCTGCTCTTGTATTGTTTACCTCGATGATACTTTTAACTCAAGTTGGAGCTTCTTTCCAAAGTTTGACTTCCACAATTTTCTAGgtgaaagcagtagaagttgcaGGCTGTGATTGGATCCATGTTGATGTAATGGATGGCCGATTTGTTCCAAACATTACAATTGGGCCTCTTGTGGTTGATGCTTTACGACCTGTGACGGATCTTCCGCTGGATGTGCATTTGGTCTGCTTCTTTTCTTTCATGCCTTATCATTAATTAGCCTGTATTAAATATTTGCTAATGTCACATGGATGTCTGCAGATGATTGTGGAACCTGAGCAACGAGTTCCAGATTTCATCAAGGCTGGAGCAGATATAGTCAGTGTTCACTGTGAACAATCTTCAACCATCCATTTGCATCGGACGCTTAATCAAGtaagatttttctttttc
The Gossypium hirsutum isolate 1008001.06 chromosome A07, Gossypium_hirsutum_v2.1, whole genome shotgun sequence genome window above contains:
- the LOC107926693 gene encoding galactoside 2-alpha-L-fucosyltransferase isoform X1 codes for the protein MKRLRRNPDESDPETNPDPDGEGSFSKDQHERKCGLSSMKMMGFFVVALMVVSVVFSVSIVLQDPPSDGVLESGKNVRFLDVMESSKEEQVLEVQPQKVVGPVDDDAPSIEVRKDKLLGGLLAAGFDETSCVSRYQSVLYRKESQHKPSPYLISRLRSYEALHKRCGPYTESYNKTLEKLKTGHHLESTDCNYLVWISFSGLGNRILTLASAFLYALLTNRVLLVDPGTDMVDLFCEPFPEVSWFLPLDFPLKNQFGSFDQKSPHCYGRMLKNSSFANSSKSILAPFVYLHLVHDYDDQDKLFFCDEDQTSLREVPWLIMKTDNYFVPSLFLIPTFEQELSNLFPRKEAVFHLLGRYIFHPTNPVWGLITRYYQAYLAKADERIGIQIRVFDTGTGPFQHVLDQIIACTLKENLLPDISMEKPIINQSQKSKAVLVTSLSGGYFERLRDMYWEHPTVTGEVIGFYQPSHEEYQQTEKQFHNRKAWAEMYLLSLTDVLITSSWSTFGYVAQSLGGLKPWILYKPENRTAPDPPCGRVMSMEPCFHAPPFYDCKAKRGIDTGAVVPHVRHCEDMSWGLKLVDNGSELKA
- the LOC107926703 gene encoding ribulose-phosphate 3-epimerase, chloroplastic isoform X1 codes for the protein MSTASSLCSSTQINGFGGGLGVLRTHVSQPKTLSFTRYSFFFLEFLFWVAFLFGSFLLDFVKKNGEEANLWMLAIKPSLEIPVESEEHLKNIRRRISTVVKATSRVDKFSKSDIIVSPSILSANFAKLGEQVKAVEVAGCDWIHVDVMDGRFVPNITIGPLVVDALRPVTDLPLDVHLMIVEPEQRVPDFIKAGADIVSVHCEQSSTIHLHRTLNQIKGLGAKAGVVLNPATPLTTIEYVLDVVDLVLIMSVNPGFGGQSFIESQVKKISDLRRMCAEKGVNPWIEVDGGVGPKNAYKVIEAGANALVAGSAVFGAKDYAEAIRGIKTSKRPEAVAV
- the LOC107926703 gene encoding ribulose-phosphate 3-epimerase, chloroplastic isoform X2, which encodes MSTASSLCSSTQINGFGGGLGVLRTHVSQPKTLSFTRRRISTVVKATSRVDKFSKSDIIVSPSILSANFAKLGEQVKAVEVAGCDWIHVDVMDGRFVPNITIGPLVVDALRPVTDLPLDVHLMIVEPEQRVPDFIKAGADIVSVHCEQSSTIHLHRTLNQIKGLGAKAGVVLNPATPLTTIEYVLDVVDLVLIMSVNPGFGGQSFIESQVKKISDLRRMCAEKGVNPWIEVDGGVGPKNAYKVIEAGANALVAGSAVFGAKDYAEAIRGIKTSKRPEAVAV
- the LOC107926693 gene encoding galactoside 2-alpha-L-fucosyltransferase isoform X2, with amino-acid sequence MKRLRRNPDESDPETNPDPDGEGSFSKDQHERKCGLSSMKMMGFFVVALMVVSVVFSVSIVLQDPPSDGVLESGKNVRFLDVMESSKEEQVLEVQPQKGPVDDDAPSIEVRKDKLLGGLLAAGFDETSCVSRYQSVLYRKESQHKPSPYLISRLRSYEALHKRCGPYTESYNKTLEKLKTGHHLESTDCNYLVWISFSGLGNRILTLASAFLYALLTNRVLLVDPGTDMVDLFCEPFPEVSWFLPLDFPLKNQFGSFDQKSPHCYGRMLKNSSFANSSKSILAPFVYLHLVHDYDDQDKLFFCDEDQTSLREVPWLIMKTDNYFVPSLFLIPTFEQELSNLFPRKEAVFHLLGRYIFHPTNPVWGLITRYYQAYLAKADERIGIQIRVFDTGTGPFQHVLDQIIACTLKENLLPDISMEKPIINQSQKSKAVLVTSLSGGYFERLRDMYWEHPTVTGEVIGFYQPSHEEYQQTEKQFHNRKAWAEMYLLSLTDVLITSSWSTFGYVAQSLGGLKPWILYKPENRTAPDPPCGRVMSMEPCFHAPPFYDCKAKRGIDTGAVVPHVRHCEDMSWGLKLVDNGSELKA